A part of Actinobaculum sp. 313 genomic DNA contains:
- a CDS encoding ASCH domain-containing protein: MAETSVDDAIEAFWVRARNAAGIYPLEAVLGQDEQMSLRPPVFSFGDSVEMADWLCQLVIDGKKTATSSWRDMYSHEGAELPEVGELSIVCDGAGKPRVLLRLTAVETVSFAHAGPEIAAAEGEGTFEEWREAHDAVFRHECEEAGIEFDPNGDIVVEHFEALYSL; encoded by the coding sequence ATGGCAGAAACAAGCGTCGATGACGCCATTGAGGCTTTCTGGGTACGTGCCCGAAATGCGGCTGGAATATACCCATTGGAGGCAGTGCTAGGGCAGGACGAGCAGATGTCGCTTCGCCCGCCCGTATTCAGCTTTGGGGACTCGGTGGAGATGGCTGACTGGCTGTGTCAGTTAGTTATTGACGGGAAGAAGACGGCGACGTCGAGCTGGCGTGACATGTACTCACACGAAGGCGCCGAGCTGCCCGAAGTTGGTGAACTCTCCATCGTCTGCGATGGAGCGGGAAAGCCGCGTGTACTGCTCCGTTTGACGGCGGTGGAGACGGTGAGTTTTGCGCACGCGGGCCCGGAAATAGCAGCCGCTGAGGGCGAGGGCACCTTCGAAGAGTGGAGGGAGGCGCACGATGCGGTTTTCCGGCATGAATGCGAGGAAGCGGGTATCGAGTTCGACCCGAATGGCGATATCGTCGTCGAGCATTTTGAGGCGCTGTACTCGCTGTGA
- a CDS encoding LytR C-terminal domain-containing protein, with product MREALSSATVDLVNEGKTTARAAYRRRIQQRQTIIFGSISAILAVLLLLSLLFWTGVLPFPFDREFTPAKSSNTVVTPCIEEGTAAVELNSISVNVYNSTSRANLASQAATDLAGRGVVVNETGNWDGQSLSESARIITGPEGIAAAYTIAQYFPDSMIQYNNGITDATLNIVLGSDYESLETPENVAAANPEGTLSPAENCTVVGASGTATATE from the coding sequence ATGCGCGAAGCGCTCTCCTCCGCTACGGTTGACCTTGTGAACGAGGGAAAGACAACGGCGAGAGCTGCATACCGCCGCCGGATCCAGCAGCGTCAGACCATTATCTTCGGATCCATCTCAGCGATCCTCGCAGTGCTCCTCTTACTGTCCCTCCTCTTCTGGACCGGCGTCCTGCCATTCCCGTTCGACCGGGAGTTCACCCCGGCAAAGTCCTCGAATACAGTTGTCACTCCCTGTATTGAGGAAGGCACGGCGGCTGTCGAACTCAACTCGATTTCTGTCAATGTCTACAATTCCACCTCCCGGGCGAACCTAGCGAGCCAGGCGGCAACGGATCTTGCCGGTCGCGGCGTCGTCGTCAATGAGACCGGCAATTGGGACGGACAGAGCCTTAGCGAGTCGGCGCGCATCATCACCGGTCCGGAGGGTATCGCTGCTGCCTACACTATCGCACAGTACTTCCCCGACAGCATGATCCAATACAACAACGGCATCACCGACGCAACGCTCAATATTGTGCTCGGATCCGACTACGAGAGTTTGGAAACGCCTGAGAACGTTGCGGCGGCAAATCCGGAGGGCACACTCAGCCCGGCCGAAAACTGCACGGTCGTCGGAGCGAGCGGTACCGCAACCGCTACCGAATAG
- a CDS encoding YbaK/EbsC family protein — MSIVDEINGMGTAHWVSALDNLHLLATPVADGLREVAAQEPELAARALVCGIDPAYADTEAMTEHYEMGIYLSCNCILVAGKREGEERVAASVIRATTNADVNHVIKKTLNVRKCSFWPQERAVAASGMEYGGITPVGIPENWRLLIDTRVAEGFCVIGSGLRTSKLAVPGELLTKLPRAEVIEGLAN, encoded by the coding sequence ATGAGCATTGTGGACGAGATCAACGGGATGGGAACCGCTCACTGGGTGAGCGCACTGGACAATCTTCATCTTCTAGCTACGCCGGTTGCTGATGGGCTACGGGAAGTGGCAGCGCAGGAGCCGGAGCTTGCCGCGCGGGCCCTCGTGTGTGGCATTGATCCGGCATACGCCGATACCGAAGCCATGACGGAGCACTACGAGATGGGCATCTACCTCTCGTGCAACTGCATCCTCGTGGCAGGCAAGAGGGAGGGCGAGGAAAGGGTTGCGGCATCTGTTATCCGCGCGACGACGAATGCCGACGTCAATCACGTCATCAAGAAGACGCTCAACGTGCGCAAGTGCTCATTCTGGCCGCAGGAGCGCGCTGTCGCCGCATCGGGGATGGAGTACGGAGGAATCACGCCGGTTGGTATTCCCGAGAATTGGCGACTACTCATCGACACACGTGTCGCGGAAGGATTCTGCGTCATCGGTTCAGGCCTGCGTACCTCGAAGTTGGCCGTGCCGGGCGAACTGCTCACCAAGCTTCCACGCGCGGAAGTCATTGAGGGCCTCGCCAACTGA